In Nicotiana tabacum cultivar K326 chromosome 19, ASM71507v2, whole genome shotgun sequence, one DNA window encodes the following:
- the LOC107801377 gene encoding bZIP transcription factor 29-like: MGGDNEEGNSDMVQRLQSSFGTSSSSLPKQHQSLLSMNQLDIPQLTSTSQFRCQMRQFSPNFSVENSTTKRVGIPPSHPQMPPISPYSQIPVTRPVNQQMGMQNFTSPGPSHSRSLSQPSFFSLDSLPPLSPSPYRESSSTSMSDPISADVSMGDQDGNSHSLLPPSPFTRCNSSRAGESLPPRKAHRRSNSDIPFGFSAMMQSSPPLVPLRSPGSLERSVPSREKPIQLVKREAMWDKGNDSNAEGMGERKSEGEVVDDLFSAYMNLDNIDALNSSGTDDKLGNENREDLDSRASGTKTNGGDSSDNEATSSVNDSGSSMQRLGISSSVEKKEGIKRSAVGDIAPTTRHYRSVSMDSFMGKLNFVDDSPKLPPSPGPRPGQLSPTSSLDANSNSFSMEFGNGEFSGAELKKIMANEKLAEIALADPKRAKRILANRQSAARSKERKMRYIAELEHKVQTLQTEATTLSAQLTLLQRDSAGLTSQNHELKFRLQAMEQQAQLRDALNEALTAEVQRLKLATAEISADAAKFQQLSLNPQMFQLQQQQSTQLNMHHLQQQQQQQSSQPPQHAQQQLNSSTPSKNESK; this comes from the exons ATGGGTGGTGACAATGAGGAAGGAAATAGTGATATGGTGCAAAGACTTCAATCATCATTTGGTACATCATCTTCTTCACTCCCTAAACAACACCAATCTTTATTATCAATGAACCAATTAGACATACCCCAATTGACTAGTACTTCCCAATTTCGTTGTCAAATGAGGCAATTTTCACCCAACTTTAGTGTTGAAAATAGTACTACTAAAAGAGTAGGCATACCGCCTTCTCACCCACAAATGCCCCCTATTTCACCTTACTCTCAGATCCCTGTGACAAGGCCTGTGAATCAGCAAATGGGAATGCAGAATTTTACTAGTCCAGGGCCATCGCATTCGCGATCTTTATCACAACCGTCGTTTTTCTCATTGGATTCTTTGCCACCCTTGAGCCCTTCACCGTATAGGGAATCCTCGTCGACGTCCATGTCTGACCCTATATCAGCTGATGTGTCAATGGGTGATCAGGATGGCAATTCACATTCTTTATTGCCCCCCTCGCCTTTCACGAGGTGTAATTCGTCGAGGGCGGGAGAGAGTCTTCCTCCTCGTAAGGCTCATAGACGGTCAAATAGTGATATCCCGTTTGGCTTTTCTGCAATGATGCAGTCCTCACCACCTCTTGTTCCGTTAAGGAGCCCTGGTTCTCTTGAAAGGTCAGTTCCTTCAAGGGAAAAACCAATTCAGTTGGTTAAACGGGAAGCTATGTGGGATAAAGGAAATGATAGCAATGCTGAAGGGATGGGTGAGAGGAAATCTGAAGGAGAAGTTGTGGATGACCTGTTTTCCGCGTATATGAACTTGGACAACATTGATGCATTAAACTCTTCCGGGACTGATGACAAGCTGGGCAATGAGAACCGTGAAGATTTAGATAGTAGAGCGAGTGGTACAAAGACGAATGGTGGTGATAGCAGTGATAATGAAGCTACAAGCAGTGTGAATGACAGTGGCAGCAGTATGCAGAGGTTAGGGATATCTTCTTCTGTTGAGAAGAAGGAAGGGATCAAAAGGAGTGCTGTGGGAGATATCGCTCCGACCACAAGGCACTACAGGAGTGTTTCGATGGATAGTTTTATGGGGAAGTTAAACTTCGTTGATGATTCACCAAAGTTGCCTCCGTCTCCTGGACCGCGCCCAGGCCAACTCTCACCGACCAGTTCGCTTGATGCAAATTCAAACAGCTTCAGTATGGAATTTGGAAATGGTGAATTTAGTGGAGCtgaattgaagaaaattatgGCAAATGAGAAACTTGCAGAGATAGCCTTAGCAGATCCAAAGCGGGCCAAAAG GATTTTAGCCAACCGTCAATCTGCTGCTCGTTCAAAAGAGCGAAAGATGAGATACATTGCGGAGTTAGAACACAAGGTGCAAACACTGCAGACTGAAGCCACCACATTGTCTGCTCAACTGACACTGTTGCAG AGAGATTCTGCTGGGCTAACGAGCCAAAACCACGAGCTGAAGTTTCGTTTGCAAGCCATGGAGCAGCAAGCTCAACTCCGTGATG CTCTAAATGAAGCATTAACTGCTGAAGTACAACGGTTGAAGCTTGCAACCGCTGAGATAAGTGCAGACGCTGCCAAGTTTCAGCAGCTTTCTCTCAATCCTCAGATGTTCCAGTTGCAGCAACAGCAGTCAACTCAGCTAAACATGCATCACttgcagcagcagcaacaacaacaatcgtCTCAGCCTCCACAACATGCACAGCAGCAACTTAACAGCTCTACACCTTCAAAGAATGAATCGAAGTAG
- the LOC107801378 gene encoding protein BASIC PENTACYSTEINE4-like isoform X1, translated as MDDGGRRESRRHRMDCSKGGHAPWNVVPPYQMKDQEAFIMNTKIRMLCAERDAAVEERDRAVIEKNTVLAERDLAIQQRDTAIAERDTAIKERDNAIAALLFQESTMNGTLGCRTRGTKRPNQSKNHCDNSTDSICINRDVPLTDAFPISAISSEVAKALQVKRTKGNKGMSRKTKKVNEDLNRHLTTDGSKAEWDAQDLGSINQIKFDESSMPIPVCTCTGIPRQCYKWGSGGWQSSCCTTYLSEYPLPQLPNKRHARIGGRKMSGSVFSRLLTRLAAVGHDLSLPIDLKTYWAKHGTNRYITIK; from the exons ATGGACGATGGGGGTCGACGAGAAAGTAGGAGACACAGAATGGATTGCTCCAAAGGAGGTCATGCGCCG TGGAACGTGGTACCTCCTTACCAGATGAAGGACCAAGAGGCTTTCATCATGAATACGAAAATCAGAATGCTCTGCGCTGAACGAGACGCTGCTGTTGAAGAACGGGATAGAGCAGTGATTGAAAAGAATACAGTATTAGCAGAGCGAGATTTGGCAATCCAGCAGCGAGATACAGCAATTGCTGAGCGAGATACTGCCATAAAAGAAAGGGACAATGCAATTGCTGCCCTCCTCTTTCAGGAAAGTACCATGAATGGAACATTGGGTTGTAGGACACGTGGAACAAAGCGCCCTAATCAAAGTAAAAATCATTGCGACAATAGCACTGATTCTATTTGTATCAATAGGGATGTGCCCTTAACTGATGCTTTTCCTATATCTGCCATTTCATCTGAAGTTGCCAAGGCACTCCAAGTAAAACGAACAAAGGGAAACAAAGGCATGTCAAGGAAGACAAAGAAAGTGAATGAAGATTTGAATCGACATCTTACAACGGATGGATCTAAAGCTGAATGGGATGCTCAGGATCTTGGGTCAATAAACCAGATCAAGTTTGACGAATCTTCCATGCCAATACCTGTTTGCACGTGTACCGGAATACCAAGGCAGTGTTACAAATGGGGAAGTGGGGGCTGGCAGTCATCTTGCTGCACTACATATCTGTCAGAGTATCCACTACCGCAATTGCCAAACAAACGCCATGCCCGTATTGGTGGTAGGAAAATGAGTGGAAGCGTATTTAGCAGATTGCTTACAAGGCTTGCAGCAGTTGGCCATGATCTGTCTTTGCCCATTGATCTCAAGACTTATTGGGCCAAACATGGTACGAATCGCTACATTACCATCAAGTGA
- the LOC107801378 gene encoding protein BASIC PENTACYSTEINE4-like isoform X2: MDDGGRRESRRHRMDCSKGGHAPWNVVPPYQMKDQEAFIMNTKIRMLCAERDAAVEERDRAVIEKNTVLAERDLAIQQRDTAIAERDTAIKERDNAIAALLFQESTMNGTLGCRTRGTKRPNQIAKALQVKRTKGNKGMSRKTKKVNEDLNRHLTTDGSKAEWDAQDLGSINQIKFDESSMPIPVCTCTGIPRQCYKWGSGGWQSSCCTTYLSEYPLPQLPNKRHARIGGRKMSGSVFSRLLTRLAAVGHDLSLPIDLKTYWAKHGTNRYITIK; the protein is encoded by the exons ATGGACGATGGGGGTCGACGAGAAAGTAGGAGACACAGAATGGATTGCTCCAAAGGAGGTCATGCGCCG TGGAACGTGGTACCTCCTTACCAGATGAAGGACCAAGAGGCTTTCATCATGAATACGAAAATCAGAATGCTCTGCGCTGAACGAGACGCTGCTGTTGAAGAACGGGATAGAGCAGTGATTGAAAAGAATACAGTATTAGCAGAGCGAGATTTGGCAATCCAGCAGCGAGATACAGCAATTGCTGAGCGAGATACTGCCATAAAAGAAAGGGACAATGCAATTGCTGCCCTCCTCTTTCAGGAAAGTACCATGAATGGAACATTGGGTTGTAGGACACGTGGAACAAAGCGCCCTAATCAAA TTGCCAAGGCACTCCAAGTAAAACGAACAAAGGGAAACAAAGGCATGTCAAGGAAGACAAAGAAAGTGAATGAAGATTTGAATCGACATCTTACAACGGATGGATCTAAAGCTGAATGGGATGCTCAGGATCTTGGGTCAATAAACCAGATCAAGTTTGACGAATCTTCCATGCCAATACCTGTTTGCACGTGTACCGGAATACCAAGGCAGTGTTACAAATGGGGAAGTGGGGGCTGGCAGTCATCTTGCTGCACTACATATCTGTCAGAGTATCCACTACCGCAATTGCCAAACAAACGCCATGCCCGTATTGGTGGTAGGAAAATGAGTGGAAGCGTATTTAGCAGATTGCTTACAAGGCTTGCAGCAGTTGGCCATGATCTGTCTTTGCCCATTGATCTCAAGACTTATTGGGCCAAACATGGTACGAATCGCTACATTACCATCAAGTGA